The genome window GATCTCAGTCAGGTTCGGTGTGTCGCCCTCCTCACTCCCACGGTGGATCAGGAAGAGTGCAGGTAAACCTAGAGGCAAAAGCTTCATGAACGCTCCGTAGACTTTACCCGCTCTGTCAGCACGTCTATCCTGCTCGGTGACCGTGGCTGAAAAACCAGGCTCTTCCCCCACCTCTCCCCCATGTGGCGATTAATACGTGCTGGATAAGCTGTGCCACCTCTTGGGCTCTAGCGGGATTCCCTGCTACAGACCGAGAGATTCCTGCCGTCTGCATTGCTAGATTAGAAGCGCTTGCCGGCCACCAACGTGGAAGATTTCCTGCCCCCACAAGAGCCCAGCTGCAGAGGCGGGCACCTAAGAGAACCGCCAATCGTCGGGACTTCCGAGGCATGTTTGTAAAAGCTTTCTGTAGTTGGTAGCGCTCGCTGGTCTCTCACTGCTTGCAGCCTCATGGCCGCATTCTCCCCTTATAAGGAAGTTTCTCCTCGCGATAGGCTGTAGGATGACGGCGAAGAGGGAGCTGCACCCCGGCTCTGATCATCCCCGCCCATCTGACAAGGCGGAACTTAAGGCTTTATCCAACGCTGTACCATGAACATTTACCGCGAGAACACGACCATCTCGCCCAACGAGCACATTAGAGGGAATGGCTTCTACATGAAACCGCGCCGCTAGTCCTCCCGCTGTGCCCTTATCCAAGCTGATAGGCCAGCTCACCCCATACTTCTGTAGAAAACTTTTTAACTCGGTTTCTGTGACGCCTCCTAAAAGACAGTCCCCAATGATGACAAAACCCTGACGTCGGTATTTCGTATACAGAGCCCGTAAGTGAGGCAACTCGGCAACGCACGGGGCACACCATGGCGCCCAGAAATCGAGCAAAACCACCTTGCCTTGAAACTTCTCCCAGCTTAAAGCCGTCCCGCTAGGATATTGAGATGCGGCTAGAGGTAAGGGTCTTTGACCTACGTGCAACAACATAAGTTGCGGTAGTGTATAAACTAGTACGGTACTTACATCTCCTCCACTCGCCTCCGCTGGCAGCACTTTCCTGATGGCCCCCTGAGGAATAGCATAATGAAAGAGGGATAAGGGTAAACTTGAAGCTTGCCAATAAAGTGTGCTCTCATAGTTCACCGTCCGTACTAGACTGCCATTCCACACACGCACTCTATACCCCATCAGCTGATACAAGCCCTGCCCTAGCTGTTTAACCCAAATACTTAGTGTGGAGGTACCGTAGGAGGGAGACCCACTGATCTGAGCTTCGATGGTAAGAAGATGGGTGTTCGACTGTGGTTTTACTTGGAGGGACGAGACACGCCACGCGGATGGATTAGGAGCTGCCCCTTGTTCCCATTCTCCCATGGCAACTAGAACCTTTTGAATATTTTGTTCAGAAGTCAATTTGCCGG of Chthonomonas calidirosea T49 contains these proteins:
- a CDS encoding TlpA disulfide reductase family protein; protein product: MPSNCCSQQITNAARTNKAVSTLSAEAMNVLKDLQATYQKVMALKVFEKVQGTYQEVFTTSKIELLYRTPVYFVIKQEVTSAGLSELPYPKRLLWVCDGTSLYATRSDYPKVYLEKPLSKDEKTRFALTDIMDSEDLLVELLAGKLTSEQNIQKVLVAMGEWEQGAAPNPSAWRVSSLQVKPQSNTHLLTIEAQISGSPSYGTSTLSIWVKQLGQGLYQLMGYRVRVWNGSLVRTVNYESTLYWQASSLPLSLFHYAIPQGAIRKVLPAEASGGDVSTVLVYTLPQLMLLHVGQRPLPLAASQYPSGTALSWEKFQGKVVLLDFWAPWCAPCVAELPHLRALYTKYRRQGFVIIGDCLLGGVTETELKSFLQKYGVSWPISLDKGTAGGLAARFHVEAIPSNVLVGRDGRVLAVNVHGTALDKALSSALSDGRG